CAAAAATGAGGGTATTCCATCCACAGGTCCTCGCAACCAAAACTCGATAGCATCGCTTTTATCTGTTTTCCCCATTATTACCCATAGAATTTTTCCTGCACCAAGGAGCTAAGAATATAAAACAGGATGATGAATGGAATGGCCAGAAATTTCATGGTGATGATCATGACCAAGCTTATAATCAAGAAAATATAACGCAAGGCATTGTCCTTAAAACTCCAATTTTTAAACTTAAGCGCAAACAATGTGATGTTACAATTGAGCAAATAGGCACTTAAGAGGGTAAGCAGGACCAAAAACCAAGGGTTCAAAATAATGGAGTTGACAGTGTCACTCCCATTGTAAAATAGAATAAGGGGCAAGGAAATGATGAGTAATGCGTTGGCCGGTGTTGGCAGGCCTATGAAGGATGATACCTGGTTTTCATCCAAATTGAAATTGGCCAACCGATAGGCGGACGCCATGGTAATGACAAATCCGAAAAAGGGTAAAAAGGAAATCACATCAACCCCTGATTCTCCAAAAAATGGCGCTCCGTTCATATTCCATCCACCACTCTGCGACATTGCCAACAACTGAAACATGAAGACACCGGGCACCAGTCCACTGGTAATTACATCGGCCAAGGAATCCAATTGAAGTCCCAAGTCACTTTTTACATTCAACAACCGGGCGGCAAGGCCATCAAAAAAATCAAAGAAAATGCCCAATGCCACAAATAGGGCTGCCATTTCCAACCTGTTCAAAACGGCAAAAACTGTGGCCACACAGCCACAAAAGACATTCAATAGTGTAATAAAATTGGGAAGGTGTTTTTGCATGAATGAAAGGTATCAATATTTAGTTCACTACCTCGATTTCGAGTAAAAATAAGATAAATTGGTTATTATTCGCATCTTTGTGAAAGCATCTACTCTTTTCAACTATGTTTCAAAGAAGCGTACCAATATTTCTGGTTTTGTTTTTTGGCTTTGTAGGATTCTCCCAAAAAAACCAGCTTTCACCGGTATCCAAAATCAGTTTGTTGACCGTGGGAACAGGGGAAGAGCTTGCCGCCAAATTTGGCCATAGCGCCATCCGATTTCAGGATCCTACTTTGGGAATCGATGAAGTCTACGGCTATGGAACCTATGATTTTGAGGACCCAAACTTTTATTTGAACTTCACACGGGGAAAATTGGCCTACACTATTTCTAGAATGCCGTTCAACTACTTTCAGCGAAGCTATGAAATTGAAAAACGTTGGGTACGGGAACAGGAACTGGATTTGAACCTAGATCAAAGAACGGCCATTGTAGTCTTTCTGGAAAACAATCTCCTACCGGAAAACAGAAAGTACCAGTATGATTTTTTATTCGATAACTGTGCGACCAGAATACCGTTGGTCTTTGAGAAAACACTGGGCCCTTCCTTGAAGTTCGACTACTCCCAACAAAAGGAGTCGTACACCTTTAGGGAATTGATTCACCAGAATTTAGAGCTCAACTCTTGGTCGAATTTTGGCATCGACTTGGCACTTGGTGCGGTCATAGACAGAAATGCCAACCCTTCTGAACTTATGTTTTTACCGCTGTATGTGTATGAGCAAATGAAACACACTACGTTGGATGGACAAGCCCTAGTGAAAAAAGAGTCGGTTTTGGTGGATGTCCCGCCACAGTCCTATTCCACCCCATTTTTAATATCTCCCATTTTCTGGCTCTCTATGCTGTTATTGCTTGTTGGCTATGTAACTTTTAAAGACTATCGAAATAAAAAAAGAACCAAGTGGCTCGATTTACTTTTATTTTTAAGTACCGGTTTGGCCGGTACTCTTATCGTATTCCTTTGGTTTTTTACGGATCATGATGCCACCAAAACAAATTTTAATCTGTTATGGGCATTTGCACCGAACCTTTTCGTGGCCTTTCTTTTGATTAAAAACTCGGCACCCAACTGGATTCGGCCCTATATCCATTTATTGTTGGGATTACTGCTCCTTACTGTTATAATGTGGCTGATAAAATTTCAGGTTTTTTCAATACTCGTAATATTTATTCTGCTGAGTTTGGCGCTTAGATATCTATTTTTGCTATATCATTTGAAGAAAACGAAATAATTCCTGCCCCTAACTACTAACCCCTAACTCATAGATATTATAGAATGAACCTACTTACCGTTGAAAATATTTCTAAATCCTATGGGGAGCTGGTGCTCTTCCAAGATTTGTCCTTTGGTATCAACAAAGACCAAAAAATAGCACTTATCGCCAAAAACGGTACGGGTAAAACATCGATATTGAATATTCTATCCGGAGGTGATCAGCCAGATTCNCAGGTCAGGTGAACTACCGTAAAAGCATACGGGCTTCGTTTTTGGACCAGGAACCCAATCTAAATCCGGATTTATCGGTTGAGGAGACCATATTCGCTTCGGACAATGAAATTCTAAAGGTAATCTCCAGTTATGAAAAAGCACTAAACAATCCAGAGGACACGGACGCCTATCAAAAGGCCTTTGAAGCCATGGACCGTTTTGAGGCTTGGGACTTTGAAACCCAATACAAACAGATTCTTTTTAAGTTAAAATTGGAAGACCTTAACGCAAAGGTGGGCAAATTATCCGGAGGACAAAAAAAAAGATTGGCCTTGGCCAATGCTTTGATCAATAGACCGGATCTCCTCATACTGGATGAACCTACCAACCATTTGGACCTGGAAATGATAGAATGGTTGGAGGCCTATTTTGCCAAAGAAAATTTCACCTTGTTCATGGTTACGCACGACCGTTATTTTTTGGAAAGGGTCTGTAATGAAATACTGGAACTGGAAAATGGTAAACTCTATTCATATAAGGGCAATTACTCCTATTATTTGGAAAAAAAAGAAGCACGAATAGAGCAAGAATCGGTTGAACAGCACAAAACGGAAATCCTCTACAAAAAAGAACTTTCCTGGATGCGTAGGCAACCTAAGGCCAGGACGACCAAATCAAAGTCCAGAATAGATGACTTTCACACCATTAAGGAAAAAGCGAGCCAACGCAGAAAGGAACATGAGGTTCAATTGGAACTTAATATGGAAAGGATGGGCAATAAGATCATCGAAATCCATAAAGTCTCCAAGTCTTTTCCTGGAAAGGTAATACTTGACAAGTTCGACTATTCCTTTACAAAAGGGGAACGCGTGGGCATTATTGGGAAGAACGGTACGGGCAAATCTACCTTTTTAAATATTCTTACAGGAAAGGACCTACCCGATAGTGGCAAGGTAATTATAGGCGACACCATTAAATTCGGTTACTACACCCAAAAAGGGATTCAAATCAAGGACGGCCAAAAGGTCATTGACGTAATAAGGGAATTTGGAGATTATATTCCGCTGATGAAAGGAAGACAAATCTCGGCCCAACAATTATTGGAGCGATTTCTTTTTGATAGAAAAAAACAATATGACTTTGTTGAAAAATTAAGCGGTGGGGAACGCAAACGGCTTTATCTATGTACGGTTTTGATTCAAAACCCAAACTTTCTAATACTGGACGAACCTACAAACGATTTAGACATCGTGACCCTCAATGTACTGGAAAGCTTTTTGTTGGACTTCCCTGGATGTCTCATCGTGGTGTCCCATGACCGTTATTTCATGGATAAAATCGTAGACCACCTTTTTGTTTTCAAGGGCGAAGGAGTGGTTGAGGATTTCCCTGGAAATTATTCAGATTACAGGGCCTATGAAGACAGCAAGGTGATAGAGCAACGCGAACAAAAGGAAAAATTGGAACCCGAAAAAAACAACTGGAAAGAACCCGAAAAAAACAAACTTTCCTATTTGGAACAAAAGGAGTACAAAAACTTGGAAAATGAAATAAAACAATTGGAATCCAAAAAAGTGGCACTACAGGAAAAGTTTACGGATACTTCCTTAACTGGGGAGGAAATAGAGGCACTTTCCATTGAACTTGGAGAAATCTCGAATACCATAGAACAAAAAACGGAACGTTGGTTTGAACTTGCGGACCAAATGGGTTGATAAACCCCAAAAAATCATATCCCATAAAGGAAGCTCTCGACGAACAACACCTTTTTTTCGGTAAGCTGTTTTTACCAAGGAACCCGTTCATCGAGCGAATTTTACACTTAATCCGAATCATTGCCGGATAACGAGAAACCACTGTTTTTCAACGAATGGGGACCCCCTCAAATACGCTTGCGGTAGTTATAATAATGTAACGAAAGCAAGTCATGAAAACAGTAGCGACCATCTTCTTCATCATCTTCATAGGAACAGCGGCAAGCGCACAGGACAGGAACGAGACCGTTAAGGTCGAGACGATAGAGATGGGCATCGTTACCGAAACCGCTGCTTCAAAAAAAATAGAAAGAAAGCAGGAAGTGACCCGTTTGTACAGGTTCAAGAACTCTAGGGTAAAAAAAGAACTTTCCTTCGCGACCAAGAGGAACAGCCCCAAAATGGCATAACATACTCATATTATCCCCTTGGTGACCCTACCTGCCCAAAGGCAGGTTTGGCGCTACCCCATTCCCAAAAATAAATCACGATATATTCAAAACCCCAACCTGGGTGGCCGTTATCGGAAAAATAAAAGGTATTAGTACATTTGGGGAATTTTGAAAGCCCCTAAGTGTATCAGTTACTTTCGTATTTAAAATTTCTTATTGGCTCCACCAACCAACACGGGGTACATTCTCCCTTTGTATACAATTTCTTGACGAAGGGTCTATATAGGGAAAAGAAAAAGGGTATGAGTGTTAAGGAACATGTGCTAACTACGTCAATTTCTTATTTTAAGTATAAAAGTATTGCATTTGTCTATGCAGACGACTATATTATAAATCGGATAGTTGCTATTTTTGGCGATTTGGAGTTTGACACATTACCACTGGATGTAATTTTTGTTGAAGAAAATGGTAAGGTATTTACCTCCATTTCCAAAGAAAGTTACCATAATGATACGATGCTATTGATAAGCGGAATTTACAAAAACAAACAGCGAAAAGTAGCATGGCAAAACATTAAGGAACTGCCAGAGGTAACTGTCACCATAGATTTATTCCATTGTGGACTGGTCTTTTTTAGACGTGAACAGGCCAAGGAACACTTTAAAGTTAGAATATAATACACTCAATGGCCTATTATGGATAATACAATATACATAGTCTTAGGGGTTGTTTTCGCTATTTATCTGGTAATCACCATTGCCAACAAAAGAAAAAACAAGGAACGAAAGTCGCGTAAGTTCATGGGGGATTACAAGCGTAAAGGAAAAGAGGATTGAAGCTATTCCTTCTCCCTTTTTAAAAATAATTAAAATAGTAAAACATACCGTCAAAAATGAAAATCTACACCAAAACAGGAGATAACGGCATCACATCGCTCTTTGGAGGCACGAGGGTTCCCAAACATCACATTAGAATAGACAGTTATGGAACCGTGGACGAATTAAATTCTTGGCTTGGCCTGATTGCGGGACAGGAAATACCTGAGAATTATAAAGACGAGTTACAGACAATCCAGAAAAAACTCTTTACCGTTGGAGCCATTTTAGCAACAGAACCGCAAAAGGCAACACTAAAAAATGGGCAAGAACGTTTGAATATTGAAAGAATTGGCAGTGATGACATTGTATCCCTTGAAATGTCCATGGATAGTATGGACGAAGTGTTGCCACAAATGACACATTTTATTTTACCGGGGGGACATCCCGCAGTGTCATACTGTCATATTGCGAGAACCGTATGTAGACGGGCAGAAAGAAAAACGACCATTCTATACGAGAACGAACCCTTTGACACGAACGTTCTTACCTATTTAAACCGACTCTCAGATTATCTCTTTGTGTTGGCACGAAAGTTGTCAATGGATTTGGGAGTTAAGGAAATAAAATGGATTCCCGAGAAAAGGGACTAATAAATTCACATTTTAAGCGTTATCAATGTATCAATGCAAAAAATATGTTGATAACTCGGTCTAAATAATCACAAATTATCTTGGCCGTTTCCAATTAAAATTTATTTTTGCAAAAATTTTAAAATCAAACAATTACCATGTATTGGACATTAGAATTAGCATCTTATTTAAGCGATGCACCTTGGCCGGCAAGTAAGGATGAGTTAATAGATTACTCCATCAGAACCGGTGCTCCCTTGGAGGTTGTGGAGAATTTACAGTCCATGGAGGAAGAAGGTGGTGAAATCTATGAATCTATCGAAGAGATTTGGCCAGATTATCCAACTGAAGAAGATTACCTCTGGAACGAGGACGAATATTAATATTCCCATATCACAATAACTACTTAAAAGTCTCCTTGGAGGCTTTTTTTTTATGTAATTTTGGCAGTCTAAAAAAGAAAAACAGTGTTTTTTACATACTGGAACAGCTTTTGAACAAGTGAATTGTCGAAATAATTGTCCATAATGGCAAATGGATCGTAAACGGCACAGGCAATCCTGTTGAAATGGTTTACAAATCAAATTACAAACACATACTATGAGTATTATAAATTCTATACTGAAGGCTTTTGTAGGTGACAAATCCAAGAAAGATGTAAAGGAGCTTCAGCCTTTGGTAGAGCAGATAAAGTCTTTTGAAAGCGAATTCGAGAAATTAAGCCATGATGAACTAAGGAACAAAACGATAGGTTTTAAGCAGACCATTAAGAATTCCTACCAAGATATTACGGATAAAATTAAGGAACTTGAAAAAGAAGTTCAGGAGTCCAACGATATCGACAAAAACGAGGACATCTATGCGGAAATAGACAAGTTAAAGGAAGATGCCTATAAAATATCCGAAGATGCCCTTAACAGTATTTTACCAGAGGCGTTCGCGGTTGTCAAGGAAACGGCCAAACGCTTCGCGGCAAATGAAACAATAACGGTTACGGCTACGGAGAACGATCGAAAATTATCCGGTGAAAAAGAATATGTATCCTTGGATGGCGACAATGCCGTTTGGAAAAATTCTTGGAACGCCGCCGGAAAACAGGTGACTTGGGACATGGTACACTATGACGTTCAGTTGATTGGGGGAATCGCCCTGCACCAAGGAAAAATCGCGGAAATGCAAACAGGTGAAGGAAAGACCTTAGTGGCCACTTTACCACTATATTTGAATGCACTAACCGGTAACGGCGCTCATTTGGTGACCGTAAACGATTACCTGGCGAAAAGGGACAGTGCCTGGATGGCACCAATTTTTGAATTTCACGGACTCTCCGTAGATTGTATAGACCATCACAGACCAAATTCAGACGGTAGAAGGGCCGCATATAATGCCGATATTACTTATGGGACCAACAACGAATTCGGTTTTGATTACTTGAGGGACAATATGGCCCATACCCCTAAGGACCTGGTGCAGCGTCCGCATAACTACGCCATAGTGGATGAGGTGGATTCTGTTTTAGTGGATGATGCCAGAACGCCCTTGATTATATCTGGACCGGTACCTGAAGGTGACAGACATGAATTTAATGAGTTGAAGCCCAAGGTAAGTGAAATTGTTCAAAAACAAAGACAACACTTGACAGGGGTCTTGGCAGAAGCCAAAAAATTAATTGCGGAGGGCAATACAAAGGATGGTGGTTTCCTATTGCTGCGTGTGTATAGGGGCCTACCTAAAAATAAGGCTCTTATTAAATTCTTGAGTGAGGAGGGTGTAAAACAGCTGCTCCAAAAAACGGAGAATTTTTACATGCAGGACAACAACCGTGAAATGCCCAAGGTGGATGAAGACCTGCTTTTTGTCATCGATGAGAAAAACAACCAAATAGAGCTTACGGATAAGGGTGTCGATTATATATCAGGGGAGCAAAACAGGGATTTCTTTGTCATGCCCGATATTGGTGCCGAAATTGCCAAAATTGAACAGCAAAACCTTGACATTGAGGAGGAGGCGGAATTAAAGGAGGAACTTTTCAAGGATTTTACCGTCAAGAGCGAACGTATCCATACCATGAGCCAGTTGTTAAAAGCCTATACCCTATTTGAAAAGGATGTGGAATATGTGGTTATTGACAATAAGGTGATGATCGTGGATGAACAGACCGGTCGTATCATGGACGGTCGTAGATATTCAGATGGTCTTCATCAGGCCATTGAAGCCAAGGAGAATGTGAAGATAGAAGCCCTGACACAAACCTTTGCCACCGTTACCCTACAGAACTATTTTAGAATGTACAGCAAATTGGCAGGCATGACCGGTACGGCCATTACGGAAGCGGGCGAGTTCTGGGAAATCTACAAATTGGACGTCGTTGAAATACCTACAAATAGGCCCATCGCAAGGGATGATAGAAACGACTTGATTTATAAAACCAAGCGCGAAAAGTACAATGCCATCATTGACGAGGTAACTAAGTTAAGTCAGGCCGGAAGACCCGTGCTTATTGGTACTACATCAGTAGAAATATCAGAATTACTTTCAAAATTATTGAGCGTACGCAAGGTTCCGCATAACGTGTTGAACGCCAAATTGCATAAGAAGGAAGCCGATGTTGTTGCAGATGCGGGTAATCCCGGGGTAGTGACCATTGCTACCAACATGGCGGGCCGTGGTACGGATATTAAACTGACCCCTGAAGTTAAAAAAGCGGGCGGATTGGCCATAATCGGTACGGAACGACACGATTCTAGGCGTGTGGATAGGCAGTTACGAGGACGTTCCGGGCGTCAAGGGGACCCAGGAAGCTCTCAATTTTATGTATCCTTGGAAGATAACCTAATGCGACTTTTCGGTTCGGATAGGGTCGCCAAGATGATGGATAAAATGGGCTTGGAGGAAGGTGAGGTCATCCAACACAGCATGATGACCAAATCCATTGAACGAGCGCAGAAAAAAGTCGAGGAGAACAACTTTGGGGTGCGTAAGCGACTTTTGGAGTATGATGATGTAATGAACGCCCAACGTGAAGTAGTCTACAAAAGAAGGCGCCATGCCCTGCAAGGTGAAC
The DNA window shown above is from Maribacter algicola and carries:
- a CDS encoding lipoprotein N-acyltransferase Lnb domain-containing protein, yielding MFQRSVPIFLVLFFGFVGFSQKNQLSPVSKISLLTVGTGEELAAKFGHSAIRFQDPTLGIDEVYGYGTYDFEDPNFYLNFTRGKLAYTISRMPFNYFQRSYEIEKRWVREQELDLNLDQRTAIVVFLENNLLPENRKYQYDFLFDNCATRIPLVFEKTLGPSLKFDYSQQKESYTFRELIHQNLELNSWSNFGIDLALGAVIDRNANPSELMFLPLYVYEQMKHTTLDGQALVKKESVLVDVPPQSYSTPFLISPIFWLSMLLLLVGYVTFKDYRNKKRTKWLDLLLFLSTGLAGTLIVFLWFFTDHDATKTNFNLLWAFAPNLFVAFLLIKNSAPNWIRPYIHLLLGLLLLTVIMWLIKFQVFSILVIFILLSLALRYLFLLYHLKKTK
- a CDS encoding CDP-alcohol phosphatidyltransferase family protein, with the translated sequence MQKHLPNFITLLNVFCGCVATVFAVLNRLEMAALFVALGIFFDFFDGLAARLLNVKSDLGLQLDSLADVITSGLVPGVFMFQLLAMSQSGGWNMNGAPFFGESGVDVISFLPFFGFVITMASAYRLANFNLDENQVSSFIGLPTPANALLIISLPLILFYNGSDTVNSIILNPWFLVLLTLLSAYLLNCNITLFALKFKNWSFKDNALRYIFLIISLVMIITMKFLAIPFIILFYILSSLVQEKFYG
- the secA gene encoding preprotein translocase subunit SecA is translated as MSIINSILKAFVGDKSKKDVKELQPLVEQIKSFESEFEKLSHDELRNKTIGFKQTIKNSYQDITDKIKELEKEVQESNDIDKNEDIYAEIDKLKEDAYKISEDALNSILPEAFAVVKETAKRFAANETITVTATENDRKLSGEKEYVSLDGDNAVWKNSWNAAGKQVTWDMVHYDVQLIGGIALHQGKIAEMQTGEGKTLVATLPLYLNALTGNGAHLVTVNDYLAKRDSAWMAPIFEFHGLSVDCIDHHRPNSDGRRAAYNADITYGTNNEFGFDYLRDNMAHTPKDLVQRPHNYAIVDEVDSVLVDDARTPLIISGPVPEGDRHEFNELKPKVSEIVQKQRQHLTGVLAEAKKLIAEGNTKDGGFLLLRVYRGLPKNKALIKFLSEEGVKQLLQKTENFYMQDNNREMPKVDEDLLFVIDEKNNQIELTDKGVDYISGEQNRDFFVMPDIGAEIAKIEQQNLDIEEEAELKEELFKDFTVKSERIHTMSQLLKAYTLFEKDVEYVVIDNKVMIVDEQTGRIMDGRRYSDGLHQAIEAKENVKIEALTQTFATVTLQNYFRMYSKLAGMTGTAITEAGEFWEIYKLDVVEIPTNRPIARDDRNDLIYKTKREKYNAIIDEVTKLSQAGRPVLIGTTSVEISELLSKLLSVRKVPHNVLNAKLHKKEADVVADAGNPGVVTIATNMAGRGTDIKLTPEVKKAGGLAIIGTERHDSRRVDRQLRGRSGRQGDPGSSQFYVSLEDNLMRLFGSDRVAKMMDKMGLEEGEVIQHSMMTKSIERAQKKVEENNFGVRKRLLEYDDVMNAQREVVYKRRRHALQGERLKVDIANMVYDTCEVIVEGNKAANDYKNFEFELIKYFSMTSPVSEEEFGKLSTQEITGRVYKASYDHYKEKMERNAATALPVIKKVYEDNANNFERIVVPFTDGIKTLNVVTNLQEAYESNGKQLVTDFEKNISLAIIDDSWKTHLRKMDELKQSVQLAVHEQKDPLLIYKFEAFELFKQMIEKVNKEIVSFLFKGELPSGNPNDIREARNAPQRKEKIQTSKEEIPNSDELAAQNRAVGQTQRQRPSVTETIIREQPKIGRNEKVTIKNVMSGESKTVKYKQAEPLISKGEWVLIND
- a CDS encoding cob(I)yrinic acid a,c-diamide adenosyltransferase → MKIYTKTGDNGITSLFGGTRVPKHHIRIDSYGTVDELNSWLGLIAGQEIPENYKDELQTIQKKLFTVGAILATEPQKATLKNGQERLNIERIGSDDIVSLEMSMDSMDEVLPQMTHFILPGGHPAVSYCHIARTVCRRAERKTTILYENEPFDTNVLTYLNRLSDYLFVLARKLSMDLGVKEIKWIPEKRD
- a CDS encoding DUF2795 domain-containing protein gives rise to the protein MYWTLELASYLSDAPWPASKDELIDYSIRTGAPLEVVENLQSMEEEGGEIYESIEEIWPDYPTEEDYLWNEDEY